Proteins from a single region of Trypanosoma brucei brucei TREU927 chromosome 7, complete sequence:
- a CDS encoding kinesin, putative, with translation MTSQTSAVLVAVRVRPFNSREAPHECTVTVTDPRTITLTDVGQVNRFSTSVSGSMQRHVFTFDKIFWSVPGCVLPLPTTPSGHSQQMPSASSIRLSVADSSSTHSPSPTESPTVRRSSNSSDASVPCAAPTAEVSVSAITCVRPSFHRLPCFAQTPSCDNQTSVYSFIGPLMYDSVMTGYNSCLFAYGQTGSGKTYSMIGPHDSFSEKGDQRGIIQRLCEDLFDMMRREREEDEGISYNVECSFLEIYCERVRDLLTHTTFHSTNDDYSAPNVTTMGPPSNLRSKTSPSQSLVLTPRQGSSNPSPQLRIRQHPTHGPYVEGLSHVKVRDVEGVMHQLTCGMRERATAETRMNEHSSRSHALLQLNITRVSAVREEEAVVTRTRVCKVSLVDLAGSERISQSGATGDRFEEARNINLSLTTLTRVIMQLTDKQAGKNVVPSYRDSALTWLLSDSLGGNSKTIMLATVAPSAYCYQQTLNTLRFAGVAKTVINVATVNEDQRFQKLITSLREQIVKLTMQVEEGRILDPQNSEIRKLRRDKGELETQLEAMRIKVSKMVPATDLEILRRRVAETEEENTRLHAEKCNLQRQLMTTTTNLREELIRRRSEIVKLQEMLSKKDVEVQEWKRRHHSEVLRGGKATPQSTVQLSRGRAASGGRAASPSGAFKSNNSSKCGMLKTDVASISSDSIVEGDADSGCAAVGELQFRNQQLERRVEKLTESVKEEQKRREDVEKVNHNLRFELRELQKLRDATRGQLEEAQRRLTEKSHALEAAESDLASTRTLLSTERNGSCASEREALLTTQLEDLRVEYLGEKQSNVGLLMRVSHMEQQLFLSQQEAEIKSRDVGELEQMLLEETETSERYYIFQLYYSGKANICHAFHQKILLVKSLEPTNSVGVVTGVTRRSSFSDGPSVCVRALRDCECNEGCRRLLLVEEWFNTVLDLAAQRHAMWRWSASALSDEILSLRINFAEGEEKQQRLLRKLETAEISLEEAIAVRNSVQATLSTTVEQCEELKRQVEDLKEELQAQQQRNEMLITRIAEVQAVRDVFGEPSLSVDDPVSGLTLDGRGEEYQRFSRGSGERSLEDLSSEMTLYKERVDMLSAQLESERNRSHDLQVEMERELEIRQQEVQRVKSSCKASLFESTQIVREYEARLQELQDVIETLRTALAEESNNVDIAQEEVRQAKVRHCTLTTELHRVVEVKESLERRLEDTELQFSTIQQEQQKLKREFCEVERRLLDLSQMHEADVYLNVRCGGEDSEWLEKAAREKEAIEQQKRLVQKLNKELLEAITEQKASLLDMDRQIALMQRGATSHNGEANLTQESNGGVSQFQGCIDGEG, from the coding sequence ATGACGTCTCAAACGTCGGCCGTCCTCGTTGCAGTGCGCGTCCGCCCGTTCAACTCCCGGGAGGCTCCTCACGAATGTACAGTTACCGTCACGGATCCGCGTACCATCACGCTGACTGATGTCGGTCAGGTTAATCGGTTTAGCACAAGTGTAAGTGGCAGCATGCAACGCCACGTCTTTACGTTCGACAAAATTTTCTGGAGTGTTCCCGGTTGTGTTCTACCACTTCCTACGACACCCAGTGGGCACAGTCAACAGATGCCGTCCGCGAGCTCCATTAGGTTATCAGTAGCGGATAGTTCTTCGACacattccccctcccctacAGAGTCGCCAACGGTGCGAAGGAGTAGCAACAGCAGTGATGCAAGTGTGCCTTGTGCTGCTCCGACGGCGGAGGTTTCTGTCAGTGCAATAACATGCGTAAGACCTTCATTTCATCGTTTGCCGTGCTTTGCGCAGACCCCAAGTTGTGATAATCAGACTTCTGTCTATTCATTTATCGGCCCGCTAATGTATGACTCGGTTATGACCGGGTATAACTCATGTTTGTTTGCGTACGGTCAGACAGGGAGCGGCAAAACCTACAGCATGATTGGGCCCCATGACAGTTTTTCGGAGAAGGGTGATCAGAGAGGGATTATTCAGCGACTGTGCGAAGACCTCTTCGATATGATGAGGCGTGAGcgtgaagaggatgaaggaaTCTCCTACAACGTGGAATGTAGCTTTTTGGAGATTTATTGTGAACGCGTGCGTGATCTACTCACCCACACCACGTTTCACAGTACTAATGACGATTATTCTGCTCCTAACGTTACCACGATGGGCCCACCGTCGAATTTGCGCTCTAAGACCTCGCCGTCTCAGTCGTTGGTGCTGACACCTCGGCAAGGTTCTTCTAATCCCTCCCCTCAACTTCGAATTCGGCAGCACCCGACGCATGGACCATATGTCGAGGGTCTTTCCCATGTTAAGGTGCGTGACGTGGAAGGTGTCATGCACCAACTGACTTGTGGAATGCGAGAACGTGCCACCGCGGAAACACGTATGAACGaacacagcagcaggagccaTGCATTACTGCAGCTCAATATCACACGTGTGTCGGCCGTgcgagaggaggaagctgttgTCACACGAACGCGTGTATGTAAGGTTAGTCTCGTGGATCTCGCGGGAAGTGAACGGATTTCGCAGTCAGGTGCTACAGGTGACCGCTTCGAGGAGGCTCGTAACATCAACCTATCCCTTACAACACTTACTCGTGTAATAATGCAACTCACGGACAAACAGGCGGGGAAGAACGTGGTGCCTAGTTACAGGGACAGCGCGCTCACGTGGCTTCTATCAGACAGCCTGGGTGGTAACAGCAAGACAATTATGCTTGCTACGGTGGCTCCTAGCGCGTACTGCTATCAGCAGACGCTGAATACACTTCGTTTTGCCGGCGTTGCGAAGACGGTGATCAATGTGGCCACGGTCAACGAAGACCAGCGCTTCCAGAAATTGATTACGTCCTTGAGGGAGCAGATTGTAAAGCTCACTATGCAGGTAGAGGAGGGGAGGATACTTGATCCTCAAAATAGCGAAATAAGGAAGTTGCGTCGAGATAAAGGTGAGCTGGAGACGCAGCTTGAAGCCATGCGGATAAAAGTGTCCAAAATGGTGCCCGCAACTGATTTGGAGATTCTCCGGCGGCGTGTGGCAGAGACTGAGGAAGAGAACACACGACTTCACGCGGAAAAGTGCAATTTACAGCGGCAGCTTATGACCACCACGACGAATCTCCGTGAAGAGTTGATAAGGCGGCGATCGGAGATTGTTAAATTGCAGGAGATGCTCTCAAAGAAGGACGTAGAGGTGCAGGAGTGGAAGCGTCGTCACCATTCGGAAGTGTTGCGAGGCGGCAAAGCGACACCACAGTCAACTGTACAATTGTCTCGAGGTCGTGCCGCTTCTGGAGGAAGGGCAGCGTCACCCAGTGGTGCCTTCAAATCCAATAATAGCTCAAAATGTGGTATGCTCAAGACTGATGTTGCTAGTATTAGCAGTGATTCGATTGTTGAGGGAGATGCCGACTCCGGTTGCGCAGCTGTTGGCGAGCTGCAGTTTCGCAACCAACAATTAGAGCGTCGGGTAGAGAAGCTAACGGAGAGTGTGAAAGAGGAGCAGAAGCGCCGTGAAGACGTGGAAAAGGTGAATCATAATCTGCGATTTGAACTACGCGAGCTGCAGAAGCTACGTGATGCTACAAGAGGACAGTTAGAGGAGGCACAACGTCGGCTCACTGAAAAGTCTCATGCACTGGAGGCCGCAGAGAGTGATTTGGCGTCCACGCGGACGTTACTAAGTACTGAGCGGAATGGGAGCTGTGCCAGTGAAAGGGAAGCCCTACTCACCACACAGTTGGAAGACCTTCGTGTGGAGTACTTGGGGGAAAAACAGTCCAATGTGGGCCTACTAATGCGTGTGTCTCACATGGAACAacagttgtttctttcccaGCAGGAGGCAGAAATAAAGTCACGGGATGTTGGTGAGCTTGAGCAAATGCTCTTGGAGGAGACGGAGACATCTGAGCGGTACTATATTTTTCAACTTTATTACAGTGGGAAGGCCAACATATGTCACGCTTTCCATCAGAAGATCCTACTCGTTAAAAGTCTCGAACCCACAAATAGTGTTGGGGTCGTCACTGGAGTGACACGGcgctcttccttctccgACGGGCCAAGCGTGTGCGTACGAGCGCTGCGCGACTGCGAGTGTAATGAGGGATGTAGACGGCTGCTGCTAGTGGAAGAGTGGTTCAATACCGTGTTGGACCTTGCAGCGCAACGGCACGCGATGTGGAGATGGTCGGCTTCCGCGTTAAGTGACGAGATACTGTCACTGCGGATTAACTTTGCAGAGGGTgaggaaaagcagcaacgacTTCTTCGGAAGTTAGAGACTGCGGAAATTTCCCTGGAGGAGGCGATAGCGGTCAGAAATTCCGTTCAGGCGACACTCAGTACCACTGTGGAGCAATGCGAGGAACTTAAACGACAGGTAGAGGACTTGAAGGAGGAGCTTCaggcgcagcagcagcgcaacGAGATGCTTATCACCAGAATTGCGGAGGTACAGGCAGTGCGTGACGTGTTCGGTGAACCGTCGCTGAGTGTTGACGATCCTGTTAGTGGTCTCACCTTAGATGGTAGAGGTGAGGAATACCAACGTTTTAGCCGAGGTAGTGGTGAAAGGAGTTTAGAAGATCTATCGAGTGAGATGACACTGTACAAAGAGAGGGTAGATATGTTAAGTGCCCAACTAGAAAGTGAACGCAATCGCAGTCACGATCTTCAAGTCGAGATGGAGCGTGAGTTGGAAATACGGCAGCAGGAGGTACAGCGTGTGAAGAGTAGTTGTAAGGCCTCATTGTTTGAGAGCACGCAAATTGTGCGAGAGTACGAGGCGCGGTTACAGGAATTGCAGGATGTGATTGAGACGTTGCGTACTGCCTTAGCGGAGGAGAGCAACAACGTGGACATCGCGCAGGAGGAAGTGCGGCAGGCCAAAGTAAGACACTGCACTTTGACGACTGAGCTGCATCGCGTTGTTGAAGTTAAAGAGTCGCTTGAGCGTAGGCTGGAAGACACGGAGCTTCAGTTTTCTACCATACAGCAGGAGCAACAAAAGTTAAAAAGAGAATTCTGTGAGGTGGAGCGGCGGTTGCTTGATTTAAGTCAGATGCACGAAGCGGATGTCTACCTCAACGTCAGATGTGGAGGCGAAGACAGCGAGTGGCTCGAAAAGGCAGCGCGTGAAAAGGAAGCCATTGAGCAGCAGAAGCGTTTAGTTCAAAAGCTTAACAAGGAGCTTCTGGAAGCAATAACGGAACAGAAAGCCTCTCTCCTTGATATGGATCGCCAGATTGCCCTTATGCAGCGAGGGGCGACCTCTCATAATGGTGAGGCGAACCTAACACAAGAGTCTAATGGCGGGGTAAGCCAATTCCAGGGTTGTATCGACGGGGAGGGATGA